Proteins found in one Lysinibacillus fusiformis genomic segment:
- a CDS encoding ABC transporter substrate-binding protein has protein sequence MYLHKLVKTILFLALIVILTACGNANDSTKTETNKDTSSTAETSDSATKIIKTQRGELEMPRNPQRIVTDGYLPELLVLGVKPVGSTQWDLENKVIQDQIDGIESTGERSLETIVQLKPDLIITWVSDEKILQQYEKIAPTLALPYSSSGDIYEIMRLLGDALDKKEEAEKWIKHLDKTAEEARAQLADIVKPDDTFALMGVFVVDKGFYIYGDGGYRGGEAIYKHLQLKPPAKQEKEMIGKEAYRQVSYEVIPEYAGDYIFIDQGDLISEVWGESEGLWKSLDAVKNDRVFKLDPDLFWGNDPISLELQIKEVVNMLTNKQ, from the coding sequence TTGTACTTACATAAACTAGTAAAAACCATATTATTTCTTGCTTTAATCGTTATACTTACTGCCTGTGGCAATGCAAATGATAGCACGAAAACGGAGACAAATAAGGATACTTCCTCAACAGCTGAAACATCAGACTCAGCAACAAAAATAATTAAAACGCAACGTGGAGAGCTTGAAATGCCACGTAATCCGCAGCGCATTGTAACGGATGGCTATTTACCAGAGCTGCTTGTGCTAGGGGTGAAGCCAGTCGGTTCTACGCAATGGGATTTGGAGAACAAAGTCATACAGGATCAGATTGATGGAATTGAATCTACTGGAGAGCGATCATTGGAGACAATTGTTCAGCTGAAACCAGATTTAATTATCACTTGGGTGAGTGATGAAAAGATTCTTCAGCAGTATGAGAAAATCGCACCAACGCTTGCGCTCCCTTATAGCTCTTCAGGTGATATTTATGAAATTATGCGTCTTTTGGGTGATGCTTTAGATAAAAAAGAGGAAGCCGAAAAATGGATTAAGCATCTAGATAAGACAGCAGAGGAAGCACGAGCACAGCTTGCGGATATTGTGAAGCCAGATGACACATTTGCACTGATGGGCGTTTTCGTAGTAGATAAAGGATTTTATATTTACGGTGACGGAGGCTATAGGGGCGGTGAAGCTATTTATAAGCATCTGCAATTAAAGCCACCTGCCAAACAAGAGAAGGAAATGATAGGGAAAGAAGCCTATCGACAAGTTTCGTACGAGGTTATTCCTGAATATGCGGGCGATTATATCTTCATCGACCAGGGTGATTTGATCTCAGAAGTATGGGGTGAGAGCGAAGGACTTTGGAAATCACTAGACGCTGTGAAGAATGACCGAGTGTTCAAGCTAGATCCAGATTTATTCTGGGGCAATGATCCCATTTCATTAGAGCTGCAAATCAAAGAAGTTGTAAACATGTTGACGAATAAACAATAA
- a CDS encoding group-specific protein, giving the protein MQRYVYHMVPSDMVGQELMPLNRLGAMYPHLYERYTKKYFDHPERTKLLSREIPPLNCLWHDVVHFLPIHPNHIYKKLTELGIETKENLMFYQIPIEKLAPNQNAIYMYSKEHYKGPAGAIAAEDIKLLSIDDYKELAQLPSATIDYFQTEKEKGKNFGLFAYVPHLLSLGNVNIDEAEIITWNHFNPN; this is encoded by the coding sequence ATGCAGAGGTATGTTTATCATATGGTTCCAAGTGACATGGTCGGTCAGGAGTTGATGCCATTAAATAGGCTAGGGGCAATGTATCCACATTTATATGAACGCTATACGAAAAAGTATTTTGACCATCCTGAGCGAACGAAATTGCTATCAAGAGAAATCCCTCCATTAAATTGCTTGTGGCATGATGTTGTCCATTTCCTACCTATCCACCCTAATCATATTTATAAGAAGTTAACAGAGCTAGGTATTGAAACGAAAGAAAACCTTATGTTTTATCAAATTCCAATAGAAAAACTTGCGCCTAACCAAAATGCAATATACATGTATTCGAAGGAACACTATAAAGGGCCAGCAGGGGCAATCGCTGCAGAGGATATAAAATTATTGTCGATAGATGATTATAAGGAACTGGCACAGCTACCTTCAGCAACCATTGACTATTTCCAAACGGAAAAAGAAAAAGGCAAGAACTTTGGGCTTTTTGCGTATGTTCCGCATCTCTTGAGCTTAGGCAATGTTAACATAGATGAGGCGGAAATCATTACGTGGAATCACTTCAATCCTAACTGA
- a CDS encoding GNAT family N-acetyltransferase: MKLIQSSKIQPEVKTLLSYATSEKKVDREYPLYIQNPERVLYGYTIEQDLVGCIGIVKGEANRCEIKHIAVSPAFRGKGIGREMIRYVEEYHAFSSIYAETDQDAVTFYKNLGFHITSLGEKYPGVERFACLLACTT; encoded by the coding sequence ATGAAACTGATTCAATCAAGCAAGATTCAACCCGAAGTGAAAACATTATTATCCTATGCTACTTCCGAAAAGAAAGTGGATAGGGAATACCCATTATATATCCAAAATCCAGAAAGAGTGTTGTATGGCTATACCATCGAGCAAGATTTAGTCGGTTGTATAGGAATCGTTAAAGGAGAGGCAAATCGCTGTGAAATTAAACATATTGCCGTATCGCCCGCTTTTCGTGGAAAGGGCATTGGACGTGAGATGATTCGGTATGTAGAAGAATATCATGCTTTTTCTTCCATTTATGCAGAAACAGATCAAGACGCTGTGACCTTTTATAAAAATCTCGGCTTTCACATTACGAGTTTAGGTGAAAAATACCCTGGGGTGGAGCGTTTTGCCTGTCTATTAGCCTGCACTACATAA
- a CDS encoding DUF2306 domain-containing protein yields MKKKLWLIVCGLALFIAGYSIVQYLLFDARQAGFVQLKLMLSATLNSFWYLMLYIHIVFGVLALVIGPFTLSSRLREKNVKRHRILGSIYMVSILFGGLAGLYLALNATGGWVAQLGFALLSIGWLITMFQALVHIKKRNIQGHQKWMLRNYALTFAAVTLRIWLPLFTVLFGFDHFQYSYAVIAWLCWVPNFIVMEWYIQRKLHVLMDNRHVTKTT; encoded by the coding sequence ATGAAAAAGAAATTGTGGTTGATTGTATGCGGCTTGGCATTATTCATAGCGGGCTATTCGATTGTTCAATATTTACTATTCGATGCACGGCAGGCGGGATTTGTTCAATTAAAGCTCATGCTTAGTGCTACATTGAATTCATTTTGGTATTTGATGCTCTATATACATATTGTATTCGGTGTATTAGCCTTAGTCATCGGTCCTTTTACATTGTCATCAAGGTTACGAGAGAAAAATGTGAAGCGCCATAGAATATTAGGCAGTATTTATATGGTCAGTATTTTATTTGGTGGCTTGGCAGGACTTTATTTAGCACTGAACGCAACAGGGGGCTGGGTAGCACAGCTAGGCTTTGCTTTATTATCTATAGGGTGGCTCATCACCATGTTTCAAGCGCTGGTCCATATTAAAAAACGAAACATCCAAGGCCATCAGAAATGGATGTTAAGAAATTATGCTTTAACCTTTGCAGCTGTCACATTACGAATTTGGCTACCTTTGTTTACGGTATTATTTGGCTTTGATCATTTTCAGTATAGTTACGCCGTTATCGCCTGGCTATGCTGGGTGCCTAATTTCATCGTGATGGAATGGTATATCCAGCGTAAGCTCCATGTATTGATGGACAATCGACATGTAACCAAGACGACTTGA